One segment of Agromyces albus DNA contains the following:
- a CDS encoding DUF6220 domain-containing protein, with protein MRKVFLTVAVLFTAAVVVQLYLAAVGVFSNPEDELFSWHGTNGRIVLPILAILLIVSAALARAGRRTIWLSVLPLVLILFQTVLFILTAMGFGLDESNWGSPPLGATLVLSLHAVNGTAILLLGVLLVVRARRLVRDGAHVTTGKPVAEAEEAPAATPSA; from the coding sequence ATGCGAAAAGTGTTCCTGACCGTCGCCGTGCTCTTCACGGCAGCCGTCGTCGTGCAGCTCTACCTCGCGGCCGTCGGCGTCTTCTCCAACCCGGAAGACGAGCTCTTCAGCTGGCACGGCACCAACGGCCGCATCGTGCTGCCGATCCTCGCGATCCTGCTCATCGTCAGTGCCGCGCTCGCCCGGGCGGGCAGGCGCACCATCTGGCTGAGCGTGCTGCCGCTCGTGCTCATCCTGTTTCAGACCGTGCTCTTCATCCTCACGGCAATGGGCTTCGGCCTCGATGAATCGAATTGGGGTTCGCCGCCACTCGGCGCCACGCTCGTGCTCTCGCTCCACGCGGTGAACGGCACGGCCATCCTGCTTCTCGGCGTGCTGCTCGTGGTGCGAGCCCGGCGCCTGGTTCGCGACGGGGCGCACGTGACGACCGGCAAGCCGGTGGCCGAGGCGGAAGAAGCCCCTGCTGCGACGCCGAGCGCCTGA